AACCTCAACAACCGCATCGAGGAAGCCATCGGACAGTCCGTCGACTTCTGGCAGGCGGTAGACAACGGCCTGCTGCCGGGCCTGCGCCCCTGGTTTGGGTACCTCATGATCATCGAGGAGTCGATGAAGTCGACGAGCCTGGTGCGCACCAGGAGGGGACTCCTGCCACCTGACCCTGTGTTCGAGAACGCCTCCTACATGGACCGGTACGCAACCGCTTTCGCCCGACTCCACCACGAGCGCATGCTTGACGCTGTCGCCTTTGCCATGTCACCACGGGACACCAATCAGGTGATCTACCCAACCCCAGCGCTCTCGTTCCAGCACTTCGCCACGACCCTGCACAACCGCGCCCGCGAGATCCGTTCGCTCCAGTAACACCGCCGCCCGTCGCACCCCGAACGACGAACCCGCAGGCCGGCCGGAA
This sequence is a window from Egibacteraceae bacterium. Protein-coding genes within it:
- a CDS encoding PaeR7I family type II restriction endonuclease, which translates into the protein MGDPGSAGHRTGFARRRGRGHPWTVTGGQHLGPIEALIWRVLTDAGVNESDIHNGRSAKLPGWFREFKNWDVVVLEGDTLVAVIELKSQVGSFGNNLNNRIEEAIGQSVDFWQAVDNGLLPGLRPWFGYLMIIEESMKSTSLVRTRRGLLPPDPVFENASYMDRYATAFARLHHERMLDAVAFAMSPRDTNQVIYPTPALSFQHFATTLHNRAREIRSLQ